One window of Staphylococcus chromogenes genomic DNA carries:
- a CDS encoding cyclic-di-AMP receptor: protein MKMIIAIVQDQDSQELSDRLVENNFRATKLASTGGFLRAGNTTFLSGVDDDRVDEILEVIGHTCGNREQLVSPITPMGGSADSYIPYPVEVEVGGATVFVMPVESFHQF, encoded by the coding sequence ATGAAAATGATAATTGCTATTGTTCAAGACCAAGACAGTCAAGAACTCTCAGACCGACTCGTCGAAAATAACTTTAGAGCGACGAAACTTGCTTCAACAGGGGGCTTTTTACGCGCAGGGAATACCACATTTTTGAGTGGGGTCGATGATGATCGTGTCGATGAAATTTTAGAAGTCATTGGCCATACATGTGGAAACCGCGAACAATTGGTTTCTCCAATTACCCCTATGGGTGGTAGTGCAGATTCTTACATTCCATACCCAGTTGAAGTCGAAGTTGGCGGGGCAACCGTTTTTGTAATGCCAGTCGAATCGTTTCACCAATTTTAG
- a CDS encoding lysine decarboxylase, whose protein sequence is MKGPLYQRLETWATAQPISMHVPGHKNQTIGDLSFLSGHYDITEITGFDDLHHPEDVLKDSMATIQRHSDYDAYFLVNGTTSGILATIHAFQSLPGQVIMARNVHKSVFNALDLGHQQAFILPTEIHEKTYQYLTPRPENIKLDNGKLGVITYPNYYGQTFDVARTIEAFHQGGIPVLVDEAHGAHFGLKGFPSSALNAQADYVVQSFHKTLPSLTMSSVLYIHKKAPRRDQVIHLLQTFQSSSPSYLLMTSLESANAFYVSYESGRFFERRHQVIQALKEKGLHVKTVDDPLKLLIYHSGLSGYELQKRMESLHIYAELADDQHVLWILPLWHANDTFPMEDLLRRLQQMKLPDKQRQNIFALETLYTGEGQYVPDTFEQTRTISFHEAEGATLAQHLTVYPPGVPTLLKGEKLTASMIALINAWYDKGLRVEGLYKDKIKVKDD, encoded by the coding sequence ATGAAAGGTCCTTTATATCAACGTTTAGAGACGTGGGCAACAGCACAACCCATCTCGATGCATGTGCCTGGACATAAAAATCAAACGATTGGTGACTTATCTTTTTTATCAGGCCACTATGATATTACTGAAATAACAGGGTTTGACGATTTGCATCATCCAGAAGATGTTTTGAAAGACAGTATGGCGACGATTCAACGCCATTCGGATTATGATGCTTATTTTTTAGTCAATGGGACGACGAGTGGTATTTTGGCGACGATTCATGCGTTTCAATCTTTACCAGGACAAGTCATAATGGCACGCAATGTCCACAAATCGGTGTTTAATGCGCTGGATTTAGGACATCAACAGGCATTCATTTTACCGACAGAGATTCACGAAAAAACTTATCAATATTTAACGCCGCGCCCAGAAAATATAAAGCTAGATAATGGTAAATTAGGGGTCATCACTTATCCTAATTATTATGGTCAAACATTTGATGTTGCGCGTACGATTGAAGCATTTCATCAAGGTGGCATTCCTGTTTTAGTTGATGAAGCGCATGGAGCTCATTTTGGATTAAAAGGGTTCCCGTCCTCTGCATTAAATGCTCAGGCCGATTATGTCGTCCAATCGTTTCATAAAACATTACCTAGTTTAACGATGAGTTCAGTGTTATATATACATAAAAAGGCGCCTAGACGGGATCAAGTTATTCATTTATTACAAACATTTCAATCTTCAAGCCCTTCCTATTTATTGATGACAAGTTTAGAATCTGCAAATGCATTTTATGTATCGTACGAAAGTGGGCGCTTTTTTGAACGGCGTCATCAAGTGATACAGGCATTAAAAGAAAAAGGATTACACGTAAAAACTGTGGATGATCCATTAAAACTACTCATTTATCATTCGGGATTATCAGGGTATGAACTGCAAAAGCGGATGGAATCATTGCATATTTATGCAGAGCTTGCAGATGATCAACATGTCCTTTGGATACTTCCTTTGTGGCATGCGAATGATACGTTTCCAATGGAGGATTTGTTGCGACGACTTCAACAAATGAAACTTCCAGACAAACAGCGACAAAATATTTTCGCGCTTGAAACTTTATACACAGGAGAAGGGCAGTATGTGCCTGATACATTTGAACAAACGCGCACAATCTCTTTCCATGAGGCAGAAGGGGCCACTTTAGCACAACATTTAACAGTGTATCCGCCAGGCGTGCCTACGTTATTAAAAGGAGAGAAGTTGACAGCATCTATGATAGCGTTAATCAATGCTTGGTACGATAAAGGGTTACGCGTTGAAGGACTCTATAAAGACAAAATTAAAGTGAAGGATGACTAG
- the tmk gene encoding dTMP kinase: MALFISIEGPEGSGKTTVLKAVVEQLSKDYDVIATREPGGVKTAEAIRNILLEGDTMDARTEALLFAAARREHLVEKVLPALNKGTTVICDRFIDSSLAYQGFAREIGVNAIETINAFAIEGHYPDVTLYLDIPAEVGRARILQNQREQNRLDKEDEAFHARVIEGYQQLIQAHPERYEVIDATQSIENVVADVMTVIQAHLAYNS; encoded by the coding sequence ATGGCATTATTTATTTCAATAGAGGGCCCTGAAGGCTCAGGTAAAACGACAGTGCTTAAAGCAGTTGTAGAACAATTATCCAAAGATTATGATGTAATTGCGACACGCGAACCCGGTGGCGTGAAAACAGCTGAAGCCATTCGGAACATTTTATTAGAAGGCGATACGATGGACGCGCGGACGGAGGCATTATTATTTGCAGCGGCGCGTCGTGAACATTTAGTTGAAAAAGTGTTACCCGCATTAAACAAAGGAACGACTGTTATTTGTGATCGATTCATCGATAGTTCATTAGCTTATCAAGGATTTGCTCGAGAAATTGGTGTGAATGCTATTGAAACCATCAATGCATTTGCGATAGAAGGACATTATCCGGATGTGACATTATATTTAGATATCCCGGCTGAAGTGGGTCGTGCCCGTATTTTACAAAATCAACGTGAACAAAATCGTCTTGATAAAGAGGATGAAGCTTTTCATGCGCGGGTGATTGAAGGTTACCAACAATTAATTCAAGCACATCCAGAACGGTATGAAGTGATTGATGCGACGCAATCGATTGAAAATGTTGTTGCCGACGTCATGACGGTGATTCAAGCGCATCTTGCTTATAATTCATAG